In Zea mays cultivar B73 chromosome 7, Zm-B73-REFERENCE-NAM-5.0, whole genome shotgun sequence, the following proteins share a genomic window:
- the LOC100284922 gene encoding RING-H2 finger protein ATL2B, with protein MDTDTDTTTSTGSRLHPAAGHVRSLAARGAESLVTCVFATVGTVLGAITGGLIGLATETGVLRGTGVGGITGALVSMEVVESLWRSDEPAIWSVVYVLDVIWSLLTGRLVREKVDPAVLSAVESQMSAADTPALHADHADIFDTGGTNGMARVAMDALPVVRFTERSNVDASGELIACSVCLQEFQAGDSARSLPVCRHTFHLPCIDGWLLRHASCPLCRRAV; from the exons ATGGACACGGACACGGACACGACGACGTCCACCGGCTCCCGCCTCCATCCCGCGGCCGGACATGTACGCTCATTGGCCGCCCGGGGCGCCGAGAGCCTCGTCACCTGCGTCTTCGCGACGG TGGGCACGGTCCTCGGCGCGATCACCGGTGGCCTCATCGGCCTGGCCACGGAGACGGGCGTGCTGCGCGGCACGGGCGTCGGCGGCATCACGGGCGCGCTGGTGTCCATGGAGGTCGTCGAGTCGCTGTGGCGCTCCGACGAGCCGGCAATCTGGAGCGTCGTCTACGTG CTCGATGTCATCTGGAGCTTGCTCACCGGCCGCCTTGTGCGCGAGAAGGTGGACCCCGCCGTGCTCAGCGCCGTCGAGAGCCAG ATGAGCGCAGCGGACACACCGGCCTTGCATGCAGACCACGCCGACATCTTCGACACGGGCGGCACCAACGGCATGGCGAGGGTCGCCATGGACGCGCTCCCCGTCGTTAGGTTCACCGAGCGCAGCAACGTCGACGCCAGCGGCGAGCTCATCGCCTGTTCGGTTTGCCTCCAG GAATTCCAAGCCGGCGACAGCGCGAGGAGCCTGCCGGTGTGCCGCCACACGTTCCACCTGCCGTGCATCGACGGCTGGCTGCTCCGGCACGCCTCCTGCCCCTTGTGCCGCCGCGCTGTCTAG